In Persicimonas caeni, a single window of DNA contains:
- the uvrA gene encoding excinuclease ABC subunit UvrA: MTAQPSFKAPARATHGERVFDKDAIVIHGAREHNLRNLDLALPKRRLIVFTGPSGSGKSSLAFDTVYAEGRRRYVESLSTYARQFLGQIDKPDFDYIAGLSPTISIEQKTSTNNPRSTVGTVTELHDHLRVLYARLGQQFCHECDRPITSMSKEAIIGSVLSLDEGTKFMVLAPLVRNRKGEYRDLFEELRQDGFIRARIDGEIVALEDVEKVALHTRHDIDVVVDRLIAKPGKQQRITDSVELALSTAGGRCIIVTPPQGDEKQERERLYSTERACTHCNIAFPELSHQSFSFNSPLGMCSDCQGIGTTDQVAPDSLVIDGSKSLAEGAVEAIGPHPESDRGKRFKHAESVKKVWKQLETSAKARKIDLDRPWSELTSDERELVLFGPAEKKKKSYKGFEGVVDFVAHAHKKARKKSTREFFGEFQEPAPCPTCDGTRMRPESRAVRFKGRSLAEVGDMGIDEARAFFEEVELEGRDAVIGTELIEEIRERLGFLLDVGLDYLSLGRAAQTLSGGEAQRIRLASQLGSELSGILYVLDEPSIGLHARDHRRLLETLESLRDQGNSVIVVEHDRDTMEHADLIVDFGPGAGRVGGDIVAMGTPDEILESSESLTADYLAGRKKIAVPEERRSTDTPSLWIRGARHNNLKGIDARFPTGTFTCVTGVSGAGKSSLVNETLYPAIARNVYFKHRSVGAHDEIEGLELFDKVIKIDQSPIGRTPRSNPATYTKVFDHIRDLFANLPESRMYGFDKGRFSFNVKEGRCDECKGQGVQTVEMSFLADVYVPCDACLGRRFDPTTLRVKYRGHSINDVLDMTIAEAAEVFDKHPKISRIMQTLLDVGLDYIQLGQPSPTLSGGEAQRVKLSRELAKIATGDTLYILDEPSTGLHFHDISKLLGVVDQLVDAGNTVVMIEHNIDIIKCADYLIDIGPEGGHEGGHLVAAGTPEEVAEVDESYTGKFLREALG; this comes from the coding sequence ATGACTGCCCAACCCAGCTTTAAAGCGCCCGCTCGCGCCACCCACGGCGAGCGTGTTTTCGACAAAGATGCGATCGTGATCCATGGGGCGCGCGAGCATAACCTGCGCAACCTCGACCTGGCGTTGCCCAAGCGCCGGCTGATCGTGTTCACCGGGCCGAGCGGCTCGGGCAAATCGAGCCTGGCTTTCGACACGGTCTATGCCGAGGGGCGGCGCCGCTACGTCGAGAGCCTGTCGACCTACGCGCGCCAGTTTCTGGGCCAGATCGACAAGCCCGACTTCGACTATATCGCGGGGCTGAGCCCGACGATCTCCATCGAGCAGAAGACGTCGACCAATAACCCGCGCAGTACCGTGGGGACGGTGACCGAGCTGCACGACCACCTGCGCGTGCTCTACGCCAGGCTCGGCCAGCAGTTTTGTCACGAGTGCGACCGCCCGATCACCTCGATGTCCAAAGAGGCGATCATCGGCAGCGTGCTGTCGCTCGACGAGGGCACCAAGTTCATGGTGCTCGCCCCGCTGGTGCGAAACCGCAAGGGTGAGTACCGCGACCTGTTCGAGGAGCTTCGCCAGGACGGGTTCATCCGGGCGCGGATCGACGGCGAAATCGTCGCGCTCGAAGACGTCGAGAAGGTCGCGTTGCACACGCGCCACGACATCGACGTGGTCGTCGACCGGCTCATCGCCAAGCCCGGCAAGCAGCAGCGCATCACCGACTCGGTGGAGCTGGCGCTGTCGACGGCCGGGGGGCGCTGCATCATCGTGACGCCGCCTCAGGGAGACGAAAAGCAAGAGCGCGAGCGCCTCTACAGCACCGAGCGCGCCTGCACCCACTGCAATATCGCGTTCCCCGAGTTGAGCCACCAGAGCTTCTCGTTCAACAGCCCGCTGGGGATGTGCTCCGATTGTCAGGGCATCGGCACGACCGACCAGGTCGCGCCCGACTCGCTGGTCATCGACGGGTCGAAGTCCCTCGCCGAGGGCGCCGTCGAGGCGATTGGGCCCCACCCGGAGAGCGACCGCGGCAAGCGCTTCAAGCACGCCGAGTCGGTCAAAAAGGTCTGGAAGCAGCTCGAGACGAGCGCCAAGGCCCGCAAAATCGACCTCGACCGGCCGTGGAGCGAGCTGACGAGCGACGAGCGCGAGCTCGTGCTCTTCGGGCCCGCCGAAAAGAAAAAGAAGAGCTACAAGGGCTTCGAGGGCGTCGTCGACTTCGTCGCCCACGCCCACAAGAAAGCCCGCAAGAAGAGCACCCGCGAGTTCTTCGGCGAGTTCCAGGAGCCGGCGCCCTGCCCCACCTGCGACGGCACGCGCATGCGCCCCGAGAGCCGGGCGGTGCGCTTCAAGGGCCGCTCGCTCGCCGAGGTCGGCGACATGGGCATCGACGAGGCGCGCGCGTTCTTCGAGGAGGTCGAGCTCGAGGGCCGCGACGCGGTCATCGGCACCGAGCTCATCGAGGAGATCCGCGAGCGCCTGGGGTTTTTGCTCGACGTCGGCCTCGACTACCTGTCGCTCGGCCGCGCCGCGCAGACGCTGTCGGGCGGCGAAGCCCAGCGCATCCGCCTGGCGAGCCAGTTGGGAAGCGAGCTGTCGGGCATCTTGTACGTGCTCGACGAGCCGTCGATCGGCCTGCACGCGCGTGACCACCGACGCCTGCTCGAGACGCTCGAGTCGCTTCGCGACCAGGGCAACTCGGTCATCGTCGTCGAGCACGACCGCGACACGATGGAGCACGCCGACCTGATCGTCGACTTCGGCCCGGGCGCCGGGCGCGTGGGCGGCGATATCGTGGCCATGGGCACGCCCGACGAGATTCTGGAGAGCTCCGAGTCGCTCACCGCCGACTACCTGGCCGGCCGCAAAAAGATCGCCGTGCCCGAAGAGCGCCGCTCGACGGACACGCCGAGCCTGTGGATTCGCGGCGCGCGCCACAACAACTTGAAGGGCATCGACGCGCGCTTTCCCACCGGCACGTTCACCTGCGTGACCGGCGTGTCGGGCGCGGGCAAAAGCTCGCTGGTCAACGAGACGCTCTACCCGGCGATCGCCCGAAACGTCTACTTCAAGCACCGATCGGTGGGCGCCCACGACGAGATCGAGGGCCTCGAGCTCTTCGACAAGGTCATCAAGATCGACCAGTCGCCCATCGGCCGCACCCCGCGCAGCAACCCGGCGACCTACACCAAGGTCTTCGACCATATCCGCGACCTGTTCGCCAACCTGCCCGAGTCGCGCATGTACGGCTTCGACAAGGGCCGGTTCAGCTTCAACGTCAAGGAGGGGCGCTGCGACGAGTGCAAGGGCCAGGGCGTCCAGACCGTCGAGATGAGCTTCTTGGCCGACGTGTACGTCCCGTGCGACGCCTGCCTGGGCCGGCGCTTCGACCCGACGACGCTTCGGGTGAAGTACCGCGGCCACAGCATCAACGACGTGCTCGACATGACGATCGCCGAGGCCGCCGAGGTCTTCGACAAGCACCCCAAGATCTCGCGAATCATGCAGACCTTGCTGGACGTCGGCCTCGACTATATCCAGCTCGGCCAGCCCTCCCCGACCCTGTCGGGCGGCGAAGCCCAGCGCGTCAAGCTGTCGCGCGAGCTGGCCAAGATCGCCACCGGCGACACGCTCTATATCCTCGACGAGCCGTCGACCGGGCTGCACTTCCACGACATCAGCAAGCTCCTGGGCGTGGTCGACCAGCTCGTCGACGCGGGCAACACGGTCGTGATGATCGAGCACAATATCGACATCATCAAATGCGCCGATTACCTCATCGACATCGGCCCCGAGGGCGGCCACGAAGGCGGCCACCTGGTGGCCGCGGGCACGCCCGAAGAGGTCGCCGAGGTCGACGAGAGCTACACCGGCAAGTTTTTGCGTGAGGCGTTGGGGTGA
- a CDS encoding serine/threonine protein kinase, whose product MAQTPLDMDAVERLDGEMLDGRYELSDVLGRGGQGDTYLAVDHRTGEQVVVKEFDLDLAHDWKAVELFEREARLLERLDHDAIPRHIDAFQQAGDNATRYFLVREYIAGDSFLELIERGHHMRQSEAVALCRSVLNVLDYIHSLDPPVIHRDVKPSNLIRRPDGRVALIDFGIAGEHVQATVGGSTLVGSPGYVAPEQLSGRATPASDLYSLGATLVHLLAHRHPADLPVERLRLQFRDVVPVTGEFVDFLGELLEPNPTERLQTAREAMVRLRFDVEERGQLKRYAGAGLVPTADDLPPLPYQSKLSVSREEGRLEVELFRTFSVDMSLRTNLIVLGILVPLLVAGLFFAPGIFFTLFAFAIPLLVVTVALGAGYNNRHRIRKLALTPDYVELIAPRGLNAGLKIPREKFGGLYVVEHGVGDQRRLVLMADRGRPGVGDGTLTWSPEVPVEAHLSRADKAWLVEVFGEGSQREAYARLRHKHKHV is encoded by the coding sequence ATGGCCCAGACTCCCCTCGACATGGACGCGGTAGAGCGCCTCGACGGCGAGATGCTCGACGGGCGCTACGAGTTGTCGGACGTGCTCGGGCGCGGCGGGCAGGGCGATACGTACTTGGCGGTGGACCACCGCACGGGCGAGCAGGTCGTCGTCAAGGAGTTCGACCTCGACCTGGCGCACGATTGGAAGGCGGTCGAGCTCTTCGAGCGCGAGGCCAGGCTGCTCGAGCGCCTCGACCACGACGCCATCCCCAGACATATCGATGCGTTCCAACAAGCCGGCGACAACGCGACGCGCTACTTCCTCGTGCGCGAGTATATCGCCGGCGACAGCTTCCTCGAGCTCATCGAACGCGGCCACCACATGCGCCAATCCGAAGCCGTGGCGCTGTGTCGTTCGGTGCTCAACGTCCTCGACTATATCCACAGCCTCGACCCGCCGGTGATTCACCGCGACGTCAAGCCGTCGAATCTGATCCGCAGGCCCGACGGGCGCGTCGCCCTCATCGACTTCGGCATTGCCGGCGAGCACGTGCAGGCGACGGTGGGTGGCTCGACGCTCGTCGGGAGCCCCGGCTACGTCGCCCCCGAGCAGCTCAGCGGTCGCGCCACGCCCGCAAGCGACCTCTACTCGCTCGGCGCCACGCTCGTCCACCTGCTCGCCCACCGCCACCCGGCCGACCTGCCCGTCGAACGACTGCGCCTGCAGTTTCGCGACGTGGTGCCGGTCACCGGCGAGTTCGTCGATTTTTTGGGAGAGTTGCTCGAGCCGAACCCCACCGAGCGGCTGCAGACCGCGCGCGAAGCGATGGTGCGGCTTCGCTTCGACGTCGAAGAGCGAGGCCAACTGAAACGCTACGCCGGCGCGGGCCTCGTGCCCACGGCCGACGACCTGCCGCCGCTTCCCTACCAATCGAAGCTGTCGGTCTCGCGCGAGGAGGGGCGCCTGGAGGTCGAACTCTTCCGCACGTTCAGCGTCGACATGAGCCTGCGCACGAACCTGATCGTGCTCGGCATCCTGGTCCCGTTGCTCGTCGCCGGGCTCTTCTTTGCGCCGGGCATCTTCTTCACGCTCTTCGCCTTCGCCATCCCCCTGCTGGTGGTCACGGTCGCGCTCGGCGCCGGCTACAACAACCGACACCGCATCCGCAAATTGGCCCTCACCCCCGACTACGTCGAGCTGATCGCGCCGCGGGGGCTCAACGCGGGGCTGAAAATCCCGCGCGAGAAATTCGGCGGCCTCTACGTGGTCGAGCACGGTGTGGGCGACCAGCGTCGGCTCGTGCTGATGGCCGACCGCGGCCGGCCCGGCGTGGGCGACGGCACCCTGACCTGGTCACCCGAGGTGCCCGTCGAAGCCCACCTGTCGCGCGCCGACAAGGCGTGGCTCGTCGAAGTATTCGGAGAGGGGAGCCAGCGCGAGGCGTATGCGCGGCTACGGCACAAACACAAACACGTGTAG
- a CDS encoding serine/threonine protein kinase, with product MAEHFDDNQTLSIVQGSGGRYEILGVLGRGGQGRLFLACDLDSGARVAVKQLAMRAVSEWKAVELFEREGKVLRSLEHPAIPSYIDHFVVGEETDDPRFYLVQEYVEGDSLAARFEANKTWTQDQAVDFLEQMLDVLAYLGELHPPIVHRDIKPANIVCGPNGRYALVDFGAVQAIVPKDVGGSTVVGTSGYLPVEQIMGRAQPCSDLYALGATVVHMMSGVHPVELCDGGLEIDFAPHIEASQAFGELLADMLAPYPEDRIASAAEALARLRELAAVPADGFYRRGYDKTSEQGDDALVAGESPAERLRLVRGRSTLARRLPDTLSIRAEADRLVVETEPTWRSLGFDGRLEITRDELVLVRRWRGRTLGTRTVRRDRLFDVIAEFDRIKVLEGTIEHTWTLLPGNLTQAWLCKFLRLYLALSKEGRSLGNSEGGA from the coding sequence TTGGCAGAACACTTCGACGACAACCAGACACTCTCCATCGTTCAGGGATCGGGCGGGCGCTACGAGATTCTCGGGGTGCTCGGCCGCGGCGGGCAGGGGCGGCTCTTCCTCGCGTGCGACCTCGACTCGGGGGCGCGGGTCGCCGTCAAGCAGCTCGCCATGCGGGCGGTGTCGGAGTGGAAGGCCGTCGAATTGTTCGAGCGCGAGGGCAAGGTGCTGCGCTCGCTCGAGCATCCGGCGATCCCGTCGTATATCGACCATTTCGTGGTCGGCGAGGAGACCGACGACCCGCGGTTCTACCTCGTGCAGGAGTACGTCGAGGGCGACAGCTTGGCTGCCCGGTTCGAGGCCAACAAGACGTGGACGCAGGACCAAGCGGTCGACTTTCTGGAACAGATGCTCGACGTGTTGGCGTATCTGGGCGAGCTGCACCCGCCGATCGTCCACCGCGACATCAAGCCGGCCAATATCGTGTGCGGCCCCAACGGGCGCTACGCGCTCGTCGACTTCGGCGCCGTGCAGGCGATCGTGCCCAAGGACGTCGGCGGCTCGACCGTCGTCGGCACCAGCGGCTACCTGCCCGTCGAGCAGATCATGGGCCGCGCGCAGCCGTGCAGCGACCTGTACGCGCTGGGCGCGACCGTCGTGCACATGATGAGCGGCGTGCACCCCGTCGAGCTGTGCGACGGCGGCCTCGAGATCGACTTCGCCCCCCATATCGAGGCATCGCAGGCCTTCGGCGAGCTGCTCGCCGACATGCTCGCGCCGTATCCCGAGGACCGGATCGCGTCGGCCGCCGAGGCGCTCGCGCGGCTTCGCGAGTTGGCCGCGGTGCCGGCCGATGGGTTCTACCGGCGCGGCTACGACAAGACGTCGGAGCAAGGCGACGACGCGCTCGTCGCCGGCGAGTCGCCCGCCGAGCGGCTGCGCTTGGTGCGCGGGCGCTCGACACTCGCCAGGAGGCTTCCCGACACGCTGTCGATTCGCGCCGAGGCCGACAGGCTCGTCGTCGAGACCGAGCCGACTTGGCGCTCGCTCGGGTTCGACGGGCGCCTGGAGATCACGCGTGACGAGCTCGTCTTGGTGCGACGGTGGCGCGGCCGCACGCTCGGCACGCGCACCGTGCGCCGCGACCGGCTCTTCGACGTCATCGCCGAATTCGACCGCATCAAAGTCCTCGAAGGGACCATCGAACATACGTGGACTCTGTTGCCCGGCAACCTGACGCAGGCGTGGCTCTGTAAGTTCTTACGCCTCTACCTGGCGCTCTCAAAAGAAGGGCGCTCGCTCGGCAACTCCGAAGGCGGTGCGTGA
- a CDS encoding RCC1 domain-containing protein, with protein sequence MKARSIATVATVALASLVSLTFSASCTDDHDPKTGSESHWLSCNTTSDCPSEHTCISGQCRPNDGVDSLDATDGVAQDVTRQPGDVWAEVDTPQGLAVLDVDVTGSWFCVLQSDGSVGCNENLDGPDGSFKAISTGFWHACAIRDDDTLACWGMGEDPNVDENADNDFDQAVAPTGTYLDVAAGWHHTCAIDTAGVVSCWGRNDEGQATPPSGTFTDLSAGGKHTCGLRDDNTIECWGAGSDPSLDDRINHGQAVPPAGSFASLDAGRYHTCALRDDGTTECWGLGSEPNSQTEWEVPDDGGSGISGDVDQAIPPAVPFTQISAGTQTSCAVDEVGAIWCWGWNYSGWPSKAQFRKVSTGIVACGIRTNDTLLCWRWAPRH encoded by the coding sequence ATGAAAGCACGATCAATCGCAACCGTCGCAACCGTTGCACTGGCGAGCTTGGTGAGCCTGACGTTCTCGGCCAGTTGCACCGACGACCACGACCCGAAGACCGGCAGCGAGTCGCATTGGCTGTCGTGTAACACCACCTCCGACTGTCCCTCCGAGCACACCTGTATCTCGGGGCAGTGTCGCCCGAACGACGGCGTCGACTCGCTCGATGCGACCGACGGGGTGGCCCAGGACGTCACCCGTCAGCCAGGTGACGTGTGGGCCGAGGTCGACACGCCCCAGGGCTTGGCCGTGCTCGACGTCGATGTCACGGGCTCTTGGTTCTGCGTGCTGCAGTCCGACGGCAGCGTCGGCTGCAACGAGAACCTCGACGGGCCTGATGGCAGCTTCAAGGCGATCAGCACCGGGTTCTGGCACGCATGTGCCATCCGCGACGACGACACCCTTGCGTGCTGGGGGATGGGGGAAGACCCCAACGTCGACGAGAACGCCGACAATGACTTCGACCAGGCGGTCGCCCCCACGGGCACCTACCTCGACGTGGCCGCCGGCTGGCATCACACTTGCGCGATCGACACCGCCGGGGTGGTCTCCTGCTGGGGACGCAACGATGAAGGCCAGGCCACGCCGCCCAGCGGCACGTTCACCGACCTGAGCGCGGGCGGAAAACACACCTGCGGGCTGCGCGACGACAACACGATCGAGTGTTGGGGCGCCGGCTCCGACCCCAGCTTGGACGACCGGATCAACCACGGCCAAGCCGTGCCGCCCGCCGGCTCGTTCGCCTCACTGGACGCGGGGCGATATCACACCTGCGCGTTGCGAGACGACGGCACCACGGAGTGCTGGGGGCTGGGATCCGAGCCCAACTCCCAGACTGAGTGGGAGGTGCCCGACGACGGCGGCAGCGGCATCTCGGGCGACGTCGACCAGGCAATTCCCCCCGCAGTGCCGTTCACCCAGATCAGCGCGGGCACCCAGACGAGCTGCGCGGTCGACGAGGTCGGCGCGATCTGGTGCTGGGGCTGGAATTACTCGGGATGGCCGAGCAAAGCGCAGTTTCGCAAGGTGAGTACCGGGATCGTCGCCTGCGGCATTCGCACGAACGACACGCTGCTGTGCTGGCGATGGGCTCCTCGACATTGA
- a CDS encoding DNA glycosylase AlkZ-like family protein, with protein sequence MNVRLLIDAVVRQTTVLIAQLATSAGLRAPLADIANSVFLELATELEEQGVSRKVAADMFGMALRSYQAKLRRLTARRDAEKESVWEAVFNFVREREVVTRAEVLGEFYAEDDATVRGILWDLVESGLVFQTGSGHSTAYRFASDQDFARLAGRDEHASALALIWLHVYLHGPISVDALSERLGYEPAVVEDALDTLVDEGRVTRSSPTQADAPSYRSDVCVIPMEDPAGWEASFFDHFNALVTAACVKLRNTRLQSLPSDAVGGSTYSFEIWEGHPFAGRVLGLLSDTRRELSKLREEVDAYNADNRPSHAQTSRVTFYFGQSVLDNSNDDDDEHGEAR encoded by the coding sequence GTGAACGTCAGACTGCTCATCGACGCCGTCGTCCGTCAGACCACGGTGCTCATCGCGCAATTGGCCACCTCGGCGGGCCTGCGCGCCCCGTTGGCCGATATCGCCAACTCCGTCTTTCTCGAGTTGGCCACCGAGCTCGAGGAGCAGGGCGTGAGCCGCAAGGTCGCGGCCGACATGTTCGGCATGGCCCTGCGCTCCTATCAGGCGAAGCTTCGGCGGCTGACCGCCCGTCGCGATGCTGAAAAGGAGTCGGTCTGGGAGGCCGTCTTCAACTTCGTGCGTGAGCGCGAGGTCGTCACCCGCGCCGAAGTGCTCGGTGAGTTCTACGCCGAGGATGACGCCACGGTGCGCGGCATCCTGTGGGATCTCGTCGAGTCCGGCCTGGTCTTCCAGACCGGAAGCGGCCACTCGACGGCCTATCGCTTTGCCAGCGACCAAGACTTCGCCCGACTCGCCGGGCGTGACGAGCACGCCTCGGCGTTGGCGCTCATCTGGCTCCACGTCTACTTGCACGGGCCGATCAGCGTCGACGCGTTGAGCGAGCGGCTCGGTTATGAGCCGGCCGTCGTCGAGGACGCCCTCGATACGCTGGTCGACGAGGGGCGGGTGACTCGCTCGAGCCCGACGCAAGCCGACGCACCCAGTTACCGCTCGGACGTCTGCGTGATTCCGATGGAAGACCCCGCCGGGTGGGAGGCGTCGTTCTTCGACCACTTCAACGCGCTGGTCACCGCCGCGTGCGTCAAACTGCGCAACACGCGCTTGCAGTCGCTCCCCTCCGATGCGGTCGGCGGCAGCACGTACTCCTTCGAGATCTGGGAGGGCCACCCGTTTGCCGGTCGCGTGCTCGGGCTTTTGAGCGATACCCGCCGGGAGTTGTCCAAGCTTCGCGAGGAGGTCGATGCCTACAACGCCGACAACCGTCCTTCGCACGCGCAGACCTCCAGAGTGACGTTTTATTTCGGTCAGTCGGTGCTCGACAATTCGAATGACGATGATGACGAACATGGAGAAGCACGATGA